The stretch of DNA TTTTCAATTCAAAGTTCTTGTTATTTCCTCCTTCCCCTTCTGCTTTTTAGGTTTATGCTGAGGGGAGCGAGGATAAAGTGGAATGAGTTGTTAGATGTTATTATTTTATGTTACAATTCGTAAGGCAAAATACGGAATAATATTAAAAACAAATATAGCTATTTTTAAAAAAGCCATGCCTGCATAATGAATTGCATCGAACGTTTCTACTGGAATCTTGAACCACTTGCTATGCATGCGATAAATCCAATCATGAGCAAATGCAAACAATAAAAACCACCACAGCAATAATCCCATATTAATTACAGCGCACCATCCTAATGCTCCACGCAATATATCAACTGTCATTTGTCTTCTCCTTTTCTGTAAATATTTTATTATTTATTTCATATAACGCTAAAGCTCACTGGCGGGGGTGGAGCGCAGCAAAATCCCCGTCCAGTGCAGCACTTTGTTAGCCACCTAATTTATTTTCAATAACTTCATGGACCTCCCAATTTTTGTCAATCCATATTCCAATTATTTCTATGTTTTCATATTGTTGACGAAGAAATTGTATTGCCTTTTGTATGTGTATAATTTGATCATTTTGTGGTGCTGGATTTCCGGCACAATCGTGATGGCCAACAATAGCAACTCCTACGGAATTATGATGCTCAATTGAAATTTTCAGTCTTTCAAGAATCGACTGAATAGAGGTAATGCTTTTCTCTTCTGATAGAATCAGATTTGGGCCAGCTTCAGTAATGGAGTCAACATATTCAACATTGAATCGTTTTTGCAGATATCTAATTACAGGTAATTGAACTCGCCCATCCATGCAATTGATAACTGTATAGAATCGCATACCGTTTCCTTCTGGTGGCTAACAATTAATAGACGAAGTTCTTGTTTATGCTTTTTCTCTATTGTGATAAATCTATATGTATTTTTGAAAATTATGCAATAAAATATCAAAATTCATGTAATTATATAAAATCAAAGGGTTTTTTGCAATTGAAAGTTCTTTTTGTTCTTGTCCCCTTTTAGATTTTTCAGGGATGCGGCACCAAAGGTCAAATACCGTAAAGAAAAATTTTAGAGCATTTAAAATCGTTCTGGTGTTCCTGTTTTCAAAGAGGTTACTTCTTAAATTTCAATATTTTCAATAAGTTATCCATCCATTTTATGCCATCAGTATCCATTTTGCGCTTGCATATTGAGGTTTTAAATGTATAATTAATAATATCATATTTTATGAAATTAAGAGTTATGAAGAATTTTGTTAAGATAGGCACTGTTTTAAAAAAGTCACTTAAGAAATTTAGGCTGGAGAAGGGAATAAAGCA from Nitrospinota bacterium encodes:
- a CDS encoding carbonic anhydrase, which gives rise to MRFYTVINCMDGRVQLPVIRYLQKRFNVEYVDSITEAGPNLILSEEKSITSIQSILERLKISIEHHNSVGVAIVGHHDCAGNPAPQNDQIIHIQKAIQFLRQQYENIEIIGIWIDKNWEVHEVIENKLGG